A stretch of Salvelinus alpinus chromosome 4, SLU_Salpinus.1, whole genome shotgun sequence DNA encodes these proteins:
- the LOC139573611 gene encoding immunoglobulin superfamily DCC subclass member 3-like: protein MNQTRIFQLFLLVVISSVLGRASELAFLKEPNDVIAVRDRPLMLDCQVEGEGPISVMWRRNGVPVPTGPKASVLTNGTLLIKSFQKRRESNETDAGEYDCAAQNHYGMLISRKARVQLASLPKFHIHPESKSVDEGGVARLTCQVNGIPEASISWEKNRTAVNTDDNRYTILPTGILQITGVMRADSGVYRCVATNIANTRYSHEAQLNVTVAAPRIYKEPVILSGPQNLTITVHQTAILECIATGNPRPIVSWSRLDGRSIGVEGIQVLGTGNLMISDANLQHSGVYVCSANRPGTRMRRTALGRLVVQAPPEFLQWPQSVSRPAGSSAVFTCMAQGVPEPHLIWLKNGKILTPGDNVKLTNNNSTLAVTRITTEDEAIYQCIAENSAGTNQASARLALTQSTELPEAPQDLTATALSPTTLQLTWVQPAPEVTDGIIGYVLHIRMLGEPDSRELQEAVSKTTFQHEFTTLEPATTYSIYLKAYSPLGASQQSSTVVATTLGGVPSSPSFFTKVLNKTAMQVFWELPSKSGKVEGFKLSFREVPQPNFQGQEAFPGHINTHTISHLEPAAVYEIQLVAYNGNGDGAANKRLVSLAESGTSAKTSSGGQSPCNCKQDDEGSMTGIVVGIHTGMACILFCVLFLMFGYRHSFFCRKGTQDGWSGPRGEDRNQRASPPKEGVIRMPEVIELVPQRCDSITAAVMVVKGQAPPAQCQVLIEQPPPCQPGTGTG from the exons TGTTGGGCAGAGCCTCTGAGCTGGCCTTCCTGAAGGAGCCCAATGATGTCATCGCCGTGCGTGATCGGCCCCTGATGCTGGACTGCCAGGTGGAAGGGGAGGGGCCTATCTCTGTGATGTGGCGGCGCAACGGAGTGCCCGTTCCCACCGGGCCGAAGGCTAGCGTGTTGACCAACGGAACTCTCCTGATCAAGAGCTtccagaagaggagagagagcaatgaGACGGACGCTGGGGAGTATGACTGTGCTGCTCAGAACCACTATGGCATGTTGATCAGCCGCAAGGCCAGGGTTCAGCTGGCAT CTCTCCCTAAGTTCCACATACACCCAGAGTCCAAGTCGGTGGATGAGGGTGGCGTTGCCAGACTGACCTGCCAGGTGAACGGAATCCCAGAGGCCAGCATCTCCTGGGAGAAAAACAGAACCGCTGTGAATACTGATGATAACAG GTACACCATCCTACCCACAGGGATCCTGCAGATAACCGGTGTAATGCGGGCTGACAGTGGTGTGTATCGCTGCGTAGCCACCAACATCGCTAACACTCGCTACAGCCACGAGGCCCAGCTCAATGTCACTG TGGCAGCTCCACGGATCTACAAGGAGCCAGTGATTCTGTCGGGTCCTCAGAACCTGACCATCACTGTGCACCAGACTGCCATCTTGGAGTGCATCGCCACTGGCAACCCTCGACCCATCGTGTCCTGGAGTCGGCTGG acgGGCGCTCCATCGGGGTGGAGGGTATCCAGGTGCTGGGTACGGGGAACCTGATGATCTCAGATGCCAACCTGCAACACTCTGGGGTGTACGTGTGCTCTGCCAACCGCCCTGGCACCAGGATGAGGCGTACCGCGCTGGGCAGACTGGTGGTGCAGG CTCCTCCTGAGTTTTTGCAGTGGCCACAGTCTGTCTCCAGACCAGCAGGGAGCAGTGCAGTGTTCACGTGTATGGCCCAGGGAGTTCCCGAGCCTCACCTCATCTGGCTGAAGAACGGCAAAATCCTGACGCCTGGTGACAACGTCAAGCTCACCaacaataacag TACGCTGGCGGTAACGCGCATCACCACGGAAGACGAGGCCATCTACCAGTGTATTGCTGAGAACAGTGCTGGCACCAACCAGGCCAGTGCccgcctggccctcacccagtcCACGGAGTTGCCCGAGGCCCCCCAGGACCTGACTGCCACGGCCCTGTCCCCCACCACCCTACAGCTCACCTGGGTCCAGCCCGCTCCAGAGGTCACCGACGGCATAATCGGATATGTGCTGCACATCCGCATGTTGGGCG AGCCAGACAGCAGAGAGCTGCAGGAGGCTGTCAGTAAGACTACCTTCCAGCATGAGTTCACCACCCTGGAGCCCGCCACCACCTACTCCATCTACCTCAAGGCCTACTCCCCTCTGGGAGCCAGCCAGCAGTCCAGCACTGTGGTGGCTACAACACTAGGGGGCG TACCCAGTTCTCCCAGTTTCTTCACCAAGGTGCTGAACAAGACGGCCATGCAGGTGTTCTGGGAGCTGCCCAGTAAGTCGGGCAAGGTAGAGGGCTTCAAGCTGTCCTTCCGCGAGGTCCCCCAGCCCAACTTCCAGGGGCAGGAAGCGTTTCCCGGTCACATCAACACCCACACCATCTCCCATCTAG AACCCGCTGCTGTGTATGAGATCCAACTGGTGGCCTACAACGGCAATGGAGACGGTGCTGCCAACAAGCGTCTGGTTTCACTGGCTGAGAGTGGTACCAGCGCCAAGACCAGCTCCG GTGGGCAGAGCCCATGTAACTGCAAGCAGGATGACGAGGGGTCCATGACTGGCATTGTGGTGGGAATCCACACTGGCATGGCATGCATCCTCTTCTGTGTTCTGTTCCTCATGTTTGGCTACCGCCACAG CTTCTTCTGCAGGAAAGGGACCCAAGATGGCTGGTCAGGGCCCCGAGGAGAAGACAGGAACCAGCGGGCTAGCCCACCAAAAGAGGGGGTGATCCGCATGCCCGAGGTCATTGAATTAGTGCCACAG AGATGTGACTCTATCACTGCTGCAGTGATGGTTGTTAAGGGTCAAGCTCCCCCAGCGCAATGCCAAGTCCTCATCGAGCAGCCCCCACCATGCCAGCCTGGCACAGGCACCGGCTAA